Proteins encoded in a region of the Clostridium beijerinckii genome:
- a CDS encoding (2Fe-2S)-binding protein produces MENNLNEAILDKLTKTCTCKAIPRSKIKEAIKNGASTIKEVQKATGAGSGSCGGRNCSPRINDLLKQSRENI; encoded by the coding sequence ATGGAAAATAATTTGAATGAAGCAATTTTAGATAAATTAACAAAAACTTGCACTTGTAAGGCAATACCTAGATCAAAAATTAAGGAAGCTATTAAAAATGGTGCTTCAACTATAAAAGAGGTCCAAAAGGCTACTGGTGCAGGCAGTGGTTCATGCGGAGGTAGAAATTGTTCTCCGCGAATAAATGATTTACTAAAGCAATCAAGAGAAAACATATAA
- a CDS encoding 2-phosphosulfolactate phosphatase family protein: MKIDIIISADDIVESRVRNKIAVIIDIFRATSVIITALDNRAREVIPYLTIEETLEYAKKLSRDNYILGGERKAVKIEGFDLSNSPLEYIKEKVEGKTVLMTTTNGTRALTKSTEAKRVFIGAMINGESVAKKLININDDVVIINAGTNGNFSMDDFICSGYIINQMLDVNRNIELTDIAKTASMIYKENINILSYVREASHYSVMKSLGLNNDIEYCIKKSIIDIVPEYKDGKITCE, encoded by the coding sequence ATGAAAATAGATATTATAATCTCAGCAGATGATATAGTTGAAAGCAGAGTAAGGAATAAGATTGCAGTTATAATCGATATATTTAGAGCTACATCTGTAATTATAACAGCACTAGATAATAGAGCAAGAGAAGTTATTCCTTATTTGACTATTGAGGAAACACTGGAATATGCAAAGAAACTTAGTAGAGATAATTACATTTTAGGAGGAGAGAGAAAAGCTGTTAAAATTGAAGGTTTTGATCTATCAAATTCGCCATTAGAATATATAAAAGAAAAAGTTGAAGGTAAAACAGTGCTTATGACTACAACAAATGGAACAAGAGCTTTAACAAAGTCAACGGAGGCCAAAAGAGTTTTTATAGGGGCCATGATAAATGGAGAATCAGTGGCGAAAAAATTGATTAATATAAATGATGATGTGGTTATTATTAATGCAGGAACAAATGGAAACTTCTCAATGGATGATTTTATTTGTAGTGGATATATAATTAATCAAATGCTAGATGTTAATAGAAATATAGAATTAACAGATATAGCAAAGACAGCCTCTATGATATATAAAGAAAATATAAATATTTTGAGTTATGTACGAGAAGCATCTCACTATTCAGTAATGAAATCCTTAGGATTAAATAATGATATTGAATATTGCATAAAAAAAAGCATCATAGATATAGTTCCAGAATATAAGGACGGAAAAATAACTTGTGAATGA
- a CDS encoding nucleoside recognition domain-containing protein: MINYIWFFLIFFGILVGLLTGNGEIISKAIISSSGNTVTFMIELTGIMCFWCGVMKVAENSGLTEKLSKLLKPILKRIFKEAAKDEKALGAIVMNLTANMMGLSNAATPFGIKAMEEMDRLNSDKETASNDMALFLVLNATCIQLVPSTIISIRAACNSVNPGIIILPTIASTATAAIVGVICCKILQKYF; the protein is encoded by the coding sequence ATGATAAATTATATTTGGTTTTTTCTAATATTTTTTGGGATTCTAGTTGGATTATTGACTGGAAATGGAGAGATCATTTCCAAAGCAATAATTAGTTCGTCAGGTAATACTGTAACTTTTATGATTGAGCTTACAGGAATAATGTGCTTTTGGTGTGGAGTTATGAAAGTTGCAGAAAATAGCGGACTCACTGAAAAATTATCAAAGTTATTAAAGCCTATTCTTAAAAGAATTTTTAAAGAAGCTGCAAAGGATGAAAAAGCTTTAGGCGCTATTGTTATGAACCTTACTGCTAATATGATGGGGTTATCAAATGCAGCAACACCTTTTGGAATAAAGGCAATGGAAGAAATGGATAGGCTTAATTCAGATAAAGAAACAGCCTCAAATGATATGGCGCTTTTTCTTGTCTTAAATGCTACATGCATACAGTTAGTACCCTCGACGATAATATCTATAAGAGCAGCCTGTAATTCTGTTAATCCTGGAATAATAATATTGCCGACTATAGCATCAACAGCAACAGCTGCAATAGTTGGAGTAATATGCTGCAAAATATTACAGAAATACTTTTAG
- a CDS encoding TIGR01212 family radical SAM protein (This family includes YhcC from E. coli K-12, an uncharacterized radical SAM protein.) produces MNSFWDGKRYHSLNYFLRNKFGEKVFKISLDGGFSCPNRDGKISNGGCLFCSERGSGDYAGDRELSISKQFHDIKDMMSQKWKSGKYIAYFQAYTNTYAPIDELKRKYEEALNQEGVVAIAIATRPDCLDDDVLELLENINNKIYLWIELGLQTSNDETAKRINRGYKLDVFENAMRKLKERNIDVVVHDILGLPGETKEDMLETINYIAHSGAKGIKLHLLHLMKQTPMVKLYEAGDLKFLSQDDYIDLVTHGITLLPKDMVVHRLTGDAPRDLLIGPMWSLKKWEVLNSIDKTLEDNNLWQGKNFRE; encoded by the coding sequence ATGAACAGTTTTTGGGATGGAAAAAGATATCATAGTTTAAACTATTTTTTAAGAAATAAATTTGGTGAAAAAGTATTTAAAATATCTTTGGATGGAGGATTTTCTTGTCCGAATAGAGATGGAAAGATAAGTAATGGGGGCTGTCTTTTTTGTAGTGAGAGAGGTTCAGGAGATTATGCTGGTGACAGAGAATTGTCTATTTCAAAGCAATTTCATGATATAAAGGATATGATGTCACAAAAGTGGAAAAGTGGTAAGTATATAGCTTATTTTCAGGCTTACACAAACACGTATGCACCTATTGATGAGTTGAAAAGAAAATATGAAGAGGCATTAAATCAGGAGGGGGTTGTAGCTATCGCAATAGCCACAAGACCTGATTGCTTAGATGATGATGTATTAGAATTATTGGAGAATATAAACAATAAGATTTACCTTTGGATAGAGCTTGGACTTCAAACCAGCAATGATGAGACTGCTAAAAGAATTAATAGAGGATATAAATTAGATGTATTTGAAAATGCAATGAGAAAATTAAAAGAGAGAAATATTGATGTAGTAGTTCATGACATCTTAGGATTACCGGGTGAAACTAAAGAGGATATGTTAGAAACAATAAATTATATAGCTCATTCAGGGGCTAAAGGAATCAAACTACATTTACTACATTTAATGAAGCAAACGCCTATGGTAAAGTTATACGAGGCAGGAGATCTTAAGTTCCTATCGCAAGATGATTATATAGATCTTGTGACTCATGGAATAACACTACTTCCAAAGGACATGGTAGTTCACAGGTTAACAGGCGATGCACCGAGAGATCTTTTGATCGGACCAATGTGGAGTTTAAAAAAATGGGAAGTTTTAAATTCAATAGATAAGACGTTAGAAGATAACAACTTATGGCAAGGAAAAAATTTCAGGGAGTAA
- a CDS encoding zinc-ribbon domain-containing protein, with protein sequence MFCKNCGQQIDDNAAVCIHCGVATGNNMSSKGTLDNPSHLAGIASCCFPVVGIILYFLWKDEKPQSASLVCKWMIGGIIIWIIFYVLAFVLGMLGSLSSY encoded by the coding sequence ATGTTTTGTAAGAATTGCGGACAACAAATAGATGATAACGCTGCCGTATGTATACATTGTGGTGTTGCTACTGGTAATAATATGTCTTCTAAAGGTACTTTGGACAATCCATCTCATTTAGCCGGAATTGCGTCTTGTTGCTTTCCAGTAGTAGGAATAATATTATACTTCTTATGGAAAGATGAAAAGCCTCAAAGTGCCAGCTTAGTATGTAAATGGATGATTGGTGGAATAATTATCTGGATAATTTTTTACGTTCTAGCTTTTGTACTCGGAATGCTAGGAAGCTTATCATCATACTAA
- a CDS encoding LacI family DNA-binding transcriptional regulator — protein sequence MATSIKDVAKEAGVSIATVSRVLNDIDVVNEDTKKKVLDAIKKLGYRPNIVARSLKTQRTKTIGILLPDISNQFYPEIVRGAEDVSNIYDYNIILCNSDLDIEKEKEYLRVLKEKMVDGVIYMSSSLNEEILELINELDLKTVLVETKDKEGVLPSVTIDNVKASYDSTKLLIEKGIKEIAFIGTEKESKNAWGDRYIGYENAMKESGIEIDPELVYLSSMKVKSGYEGIQKFIKQNKKFRGVVCASDDIAMGAINALRDNKLEVPKDVSVIGFNDNFAASIFYPKITTISQPTYDMGSVAMRMLIKLLNKKELDEPHYVLEHQLVERESTV from the coding sequence ATGGCTACTTCTATTAAGGATGTTGCAAAAGAAGCAGGAGTATCAATTGCAACCGTTTCTAGAGTTTTAAATGATATCGATGTAGTAAACGAAGATACTAAGAAGAAAGTTTTAGATGCAATAAAAAAGCTTGGATACAGACCAAATATAGTTGCAAGAAGTTTAAAAACTCAAAGAACAAAGACAATAGGGATTTTACTTCCTGATATATCAAACCAGTTTTACCCAGAAATTGTAAGAGGTGCTGAAGATGTTTCAAATATATACGATTACAATATAATACTTTGTAATTCAGACCTTGATATAGAAAAGGAAAAAGAATATTTAAGAGTACTTAAAGAAAAAATGGTTGATGGTGTAATTTATATGAGTAGTTCTCTTAATGAAGAAATATTAGAATTAATCAATGAATTAGATTTAAAGACTGTTTTGGTTGAAACTAAGGATAAAGAAGGAGTTTTACCAAGTGTAACAATTGATAATGTTAAAGCTAGTTATGATAGCACAAAATTATTAATTGAAAAAGGAATAAAAGAAATCGCCTTTATAGGAACTGAAAAAGAAAGCAAAAATGCTTGGGGTGATAGATACATTGGTTATGAAAATGCAATGAAGGAATCAGGAATAGAAATAGATCCTGAACTAGTTTATCTAAGCTCAATGAAAGTAAAGAGCGGGTATGAAGGCATACAAAAATTCATAAAGCAAAATAAGAAATTTAGAGGTGTTGTATGTGCTTCTGATGATATTGCAATGGGAGCAATTAATGCATTAAGGGATAATAAATTGGAAGTTCCAAAAGACGTAAGCGTAATTGGATTCAATGATAATTTTGCAGCTTCAATTTTCTATCCAAAGATTACAACAATTTCTCAACCGACTTATGACATGGGTTCTGTTGCTATGAGAATGCTTATAAAGCTTTTAAACAAGAAAGAGTTAGATGAGCCACATTATGTTTTAGAACATCAGCTAGTTGAAAGAGAAAGTACAGTTTAA
- a CDS encoding transporter, with amino-acid sequence MKKEMVKVFQVATVFIGTIVGAGLASGKEITEFFTQYGISSFIGIIGCGIFYILISSIISRISINYNLSSYSDVMNIISPNIFGKITGFITTLFLISSASIILAGSGALIHQFFGIPKIIGSLIMIVIAIFFLLRDTEGLIEVNSFIVPGLICTLTLITVLYFAFCRNTVSLDNIASFPKQKTGILISTVLYAGYNTLSASGVLVPLSTQMKKSKIMIAGIVTGAIGLTILCLMINLLLTINQPYIYKYEIPLLFVANRFGNLIQALLLVIIWLEMFSTEVSDIYSISKTLEQTFNIKFKKAIFIVISLALLISQFGFGTLITKLYPIFGLLSLIFIFQCILFFFKHKKDFSNTAQIK; translated from the coding sequence TTGAAAAAGGAAATGGTAAAAGTATTTCAAGTTGCCACTGTGTTCATCGGAACAATAGTTGGTGCTGGTCTTGCTTCTGGAAAAGAAATCACAGAATTTTTTACTCAATACGGTATATCTAGTTTCATAGGAATTATAGGTTGTGGTATTTTCTATATCTTAATAAGTTCTATAATTTCTAGAATAAGTATTAATTATAATCTTAGCTCTTATAGTGATGTTATGAATATAATAAGCCCTAATATATTTGGTAAGATCACTGGTTTTATAACAACTCTCTTTCTTATTTCCAGCGCATCTATAATACTTGCTGGAAGTGGTGCTTTGATACATCAGTTTTTTGGAATACCAAAGATAATCGGCTCACTAATAATGATTGTAATAGCCATATTTTTTCTACTTAGAGATACTGAAGGATTAATTGAAGTTAATTCCTTTATTGTTCCAGGTTTAATTTGTACTCTTACTTTGATTACAGTTTTATATTTTGCATTTTGTAGAAATACAGTTTCGTTAGACAATATCGCTAGCTTTCCAAAACAAAAAACTGGAATCCTTATTTCCACAGTACTTTATGCTGGATATAATACACTTTCAGCCTCAGGAGTCCTAGTACCACTTAGCACCCAAATGAAGAAAAGTAAAATAATGATTGCTGGAATAGTAACCGGCGCAATTGGACTAACTATACTTTGTTTAATGATAAATTTATTATTAACAATTAATCAACCTTATATATATAAATATGAGATTCCTTTACTTTTTGTCGCTAATAGATTTGGTAACTTAATTCAAGCATTGTTACTCGTGATAATCTGGTTGGAGATGTTTTCTACCGAAGTTTCTGACATATATTCCATAAGCAAAACCCTAGAGCAAACATTTAATATAAAATTTAAAAAAGCCATCTTTATCGTAATAAGTCTTGCTCTTTTAATCTCCCAATTTGGATTTGGAACTCTTATAACTAAACTATATCCTATATTTGGTCTATTAAGTTTGATTTTTATATTCCAATGTATATTATTCTTTTTTAAGCACAAAAAAGATTTTTCTAACACAGCTCAAATCAAATAA
- a CDS encoding MATE family efflux transporter — MNKQNRLGEMSVGKLLLEFSIPAIIGMLVNTLYNIIDRIFIGHIEGIGELAMAGVGITMPIMFIILAFGMLIGIGTATKVSIKLGEHDKEGAERLLGNAFTLIIIIGVLLTLFGHIFANPLLKAFGASENIIGYGEDFIRVIISGCIFNLMSFGLNHSIRSDGSPKIAMASMLMSAIINIILDPIFIFGLGLGVKGGALGTVVAQTISSIWILYYFTKGSSVLKIRRKNLKLEKDAVLSIFAIGISPFSMQLAQSAVQVITNNSLQSYGGDLAVGAMTIVNSLAMIFLMPIFGLNQGLQPIIGYNFGARKYDRVKQAVKYGVITATIIVVIGFIIIEGIPEALVKIFNNESSLIEVTAHGMRIFLIMLPFIGAQIIITNFFQSIGRVKISMFLSLLRQVIILIPCLIIIPRFKGLDGVWIAGATSDILSVIITFIVFFKTSKDLMGNGKEQKVILEN, encoded by the coding sequence ATGAATAAGCAGAATAGATTAGGAGAAATGAGTGTAGGAAAATTGTTACTTGAGTTTTCAATTCCTGCAATTATAGGAATGTTAGTTAATACATTATATAACATAATAGATAGAATATTTATTGGACATATAGAAGGCATAGGTGAACTTGCTATGGCCGGTGTTGGAATTACAATGCCAATAATGTTTATAATTTTAGCATTTGGTATGTTAATCGGAATAGGTACAGCTACAAAAGTGTCAATAAAGCTTGGAGAGCATGATAAGGAAGGAGCAGAAAGACTTCTAGGAAATGCATTTACATTAATAATAATAATTGGTGTGTTATTAACGCTGTTTGGTCATATATTTGCTAATCCACTTTTGAAAGCATTTGGAGCGAGTGAAAATATTATAGGCTATGGAGAAGACTTTATAAGGGTAATTATTAGTGGTTGTATATTTAATTTGATGAGTTTTGGTTTGAATCATTCAATTAGAAGTGATGGAAGTCCTAAAATAGCAATGGCGTCTATGCTAATGAGTGCTATTATAAACATCATCTTAGATCCAATATTTATATTCGGTTTAGGCCTTGGAGTTAAAGGAGGAGCCCTTGGAACTGTTGTTGCGCAGACAATAAGCAGTATATGGATTTTATATTATTTCACAAAGGGATCTAGTGTACTTAAGATAAGAAGGAAAAATTTAAAATTGGAGAAGGATGCAGTTTTAAGTATTTTTGCTATAGGGATTAGTCCATTTAGTATGCAGCTTGCACAAAGTGCAGTTCAAGTAATAACTAATAATTCATTGCAGTCATATGGTGGTGATTTAGCTGTAGGAGCAATGACTATAGTGAACAGCTTAGCTATGATATTTTTAATGCCTATATTTGGATTAAATCAGGGACTTCAACCTATAATCGGTTATAATTTTGGCGCTAGAAAATATGATAGAGTTAAGCAAGCAGTAAAATACGGGGTTATTACAGCTACAATAATAGTGGTGATAGGATTTATAATAATTGAAGGAATTCCAGAAGCATTAGTTAAGATTTTTAATAATGAATCATCCCTTATAGAAGTAACAGCTCATGGAATGAGAATATTTTTAATTATGCTGCCATTTATAGGAGCACAAATTATAATTACGAATTTCTTTCAATCAATAGGAAGAGTAAAAATATCGATGTTTTTAAGCTTATTGAGACAGGTGATAATATTAATTCCGTGTCTTATAATAATTCCAAGGTTCAAAGGATTAGATGGAGTATGGATCGCAGGAGCAACATCTGATATACTATCAGTTATAATTACATTCATTGTATTTTTTAAGACATCAAAGGATTTAATGGGAAATGGAAAAGAACAAAAAGTTATTTTAGAAAATTAA
- a CDS encoding DUF2085 domain-containing protein, which produces MLNCKKVLNYMFFCHQLPERSFFFRGHQFPLCARCTGILLGYILGLTYVILSKNIHIIIELLLMLPLLIDGFGQYLMYFKSTNTRRLITGILAGISTICLFRLAIVLGLQSGHWFYNFIHI; this is translated from the coding sequence ATGCTTAATTGTAAAAAAGTCTTAAACTATATGTTTTTCTGCCATCAATTACCTGAGAGATCGTTCTTTTTTAGAGGTCATCAATTTCCATTATGTGCAAGATGCACGGGAATATTACTGGGATATATTCTCGGACTCACATACGTAATATTATCTAAAAATATTCATATAATTATAGAATTATTACTGATGCTACCACTTTTAATTGATGGGTTTGGTCAATATCTCATGTACTTTAAGAGTACTAATACAAGGAGATTAATCACCGGAATCTTAGCAGGCATATCAACTATATGTTTATTTAGGTTGGCAATAGTTTTAGGTCTTCAATCTGGACATTGGTTTTATAATTTTATTCATATATAA
- the ileS gene encoding isoleucine--tRNA ligase: MYNKVDSSKGTVKIEKDIAKLWTEKDIIKKSFDSNSDGEYFTFYDGPPTANGKPHVGHILTRVMKDIIPRYKVMKGYKVLRKAGWDTHGLPVELEIEKKLGISGKEQIEDFGVEKFVHECKDSVFSYVSLWKEMSEQIGFWVDMDDPYVTYHDNYIESEWWALKQMWNKGLLYKGHKVMPYCPRCGTALSSHEVAQGYKDVKDLTATVKFKVKGEENKYILAWTTTPWTLPSNLALCINKSYTYAEVKVGEEIYILAKDLVGKVLGDTEYEIVKEFKGEELLGTEYEQLLPFAKVEGKAFVVIHGDYVTLSDGTGIVHIAPAYGEDDSLVSKKNGIAFINLVDTNGNFVEEVTPWAGKFVKKCDESIVKYLEERNQLFTAQKHTHSYPHCWRCDTPLLYYPKDSWFVAMTKMRDKLLENNNKINWYPDNTRTGRMGKFLENVIDWGISRDRYWGTPLPIWQCECGHQECIGSREELEEKATTDCKGIELHKPYVDGIKLKCPHCGKEMKRTHEVIDCWFDSGSMPFAQWHYPFENKETFEKNFPAQFISEAVDQTRGWFYTLLAISTCLFDTNSFENCIVLGHVLDKKGLKMSKHKGNVVDPFEVLNSQGADATRWHFYTASAPWLPTRFSIDDVAEAQRKFLGTLWNVYSFYVLYAEIDKFDPTKYSDFVSDNIMDKWIISKLNTLIETVDDGLNTYKITQAALAIEDFTDELSNWYVRRNRSRYWSQELTNDKIGAYVTLYKVLTNLVKVASPFVPFMTEEIYQNLVVNLDKNAPESIHLCTWPEVDKSAINKELEKEMDLAYTLVKLGRSARNAANVKNRQPLSELLISTKSLPDYYGDIVKEELNIKKVELGADLSKYVNFEIKPNLPVIGKLYGKLIPQIRKAISEKNQMELAQKIQNGGSETITVNDTEIVLTNENLLVTMQGLEGYAFAGEGELGVVLDTTVTPELQEEGHVREIISKIQNMRKDKGFEVADRINLYVSNNDMLIDVIKKFEQTIKKETLTCEVLYNQESNYSETVINSETLNMNVEVVR; the protein is encoded by the coding sequence ATGTACAATAAGGTAGATTCATCAAAAGGTACCGTCAAAATTGAAAAAGATATAGCAAAGCTTTGGACAGAGAAAGATATAATAAAGAAGAGCTTTGACTCAAATTCAGATGGAGAATATTTTACTTTTTATGACGGTCCACCAACAGCAAATGGAAAGCCACATGTTGGTCATATTTTGACAAGAGTTATGAAGGATATAATTCCAAGATATAAAGTAATGAAAGGGTATAAGGTTCTTAGAAAAGCTGGATGGGATACTCATGGACTTCCAGTAGAGTTAGAAATAGAAAAGAAACTTGGAATCTCAGGAAAAGAACAAATAGAAGACTTTGGTGTAGAAAAGTTTGTTCATGAATGTAAAGATAGTGTATTCTCATATGTTAGCTTATGGAAGGAAATGTCTGAACAAATTGGATTCTGGGTTGATATGGATGATCCATATGTAACGTACCATGATAATTATATTGAGTCTGAATGGTGGGCTTTAAAGCAAATGTGGAATAAGGGCTTATTGTATAAGGGCCACAAAGTAATGCCTTACTGTCCAAGGTGTGGAACAGCGCTTTCATCCCATGAAGTTGCTCAAGGATATAAGGATGTTAAAGATTTAACTGCAACTGTAAAGTTTAAAGTTAAAGGTGAAGAAAATAAATATATATTAGCATGGACAACAACTCCATGGACATTACCATCTAACTTAGCATTATGTATAAATAAATCTTATACATATGCAGAAGTAAAGGTAGGAGAAGAAATTTATATTTTAGCTAAGGATTTAGTAGGTAAGGTTTTAGGAGATACTGAATATGAAATAGTTAAAGAATTTAAAGGTGAAGAATTGCTAGGTACTGAATACGAACAATTATTACCTTTTGCAAAAGTTGAAGGAAAAGCTTTCGTAGTAATTCATGGAGATTATGTAACATTATCAGACGGTACAGGAATAGTACACATTGCACCAGCTTATGGTGAAGATGATAGTCTTGTTTCAAAGAAAAATGGAATTGCATTTATAAATTTAGTAGATACAAATGGTAATTTTGTTGAAGAAGTTACTCCATGGGCAGGAAAGTTTGTTAAGAAGTGTGATGAAAGTATTGTTAAATATTTAGAAGAACGTAATCAATTATTTACAGCACAAAAGCACACTCACTCATATCCACATTGCTGGAGATGTGATACGCCGCTTCTATACTATCCAAAAGATAGTTGGTTTGTTGCGATGACTAAAATGAGAGATAAATTACTTGAAAATAATAATAAAATAAATTGGTATCCTGATAACACTAGAACAGGAAGAATGGGTAAGTTCCTTGAAAATGTTATTGACTGGGGTATTTCAAGAGACAGATATTGGGGAACACCACTTCCAATATGGCAATGTGAATGTGGCCATCAAGAGTGTATTGGTAGCAGAGAAGAACTAGAAGAAAAAGCAACTACAGACTGTAAGGGGATTGAATTACATAAACCTTACGTAGATGGAATAAAGTTAAAATGTCCACATTGCGGTAAGGAAATGAAGAGAACACATGAAGTTATAGACTGCTGGTTTGACTCAGGATCAATGCCTTTTGCACAATGGCACTATCCATTTGAAAACAAGGAAACTTTTGAAAAGAACTTCCCAGCACAATTTATTTCAGAAGCAGTTGACCAAACAAGAGGTTGGTTCTATACATTACTTGCGATTTCAACATGTTTATTTGATACAAATTCATTTGAAAATTGTATAGTATTAGGTCACGTTTTAGATAAAAAAGGACTTAAGATGTCTAAGCATAAAGGAAATGTTGTAGATCCTTTTGAAGTACTAAATAGTCAAGGGGCAGATGCTACAAGATGGCATTTCTATACTGCAAGTGCACCATGGCTTCCAACAAGATTCTCTATAGATGATGTTGCAGAAGCTCAAAGAAAGTTCTTAGGAACATTATGGAATGTTTATTCTTTCTATGTTTTATATGCTGAAATAGATAAATTTGATCCAACTAAGTACTCTGATTTTGTTTCAGATAATATAATGGATAAATGGATTATATCTAAATTAAACACATTAATCGAAACAGTTGATGATGGATTAAATACTTATAAAATTACTCAAGCAGCATTAGCTATTGAAGATTTTACTGATGAATTATCAAACTGGTATGTAAGAAGAAACAGATCAAGATATTGGTCACAAGAGTTAACAAACGATAAGATAGGAGCTTATGTAACTTTATATAAAGTTCTAACAAATTTAGTTAAGGTGGCATCACCATTTGTACCGTTTATGACTGAAGAAATCTATCAAAATTTAGTTGTGAATCTTGATAAAAATGCGCCAGAAAGTATTCATCTATGCACTTGGCCAGAAGTTGATAAATCTGCAATAAATAAAGAACTAGAAAAAGAAATGGATTTAGCATATACACTTGTTAAGCTTGGAAGAAGTGCTAGAAACGCTGCAAATGTTAAGAATAGACAGCCACTTTCTGAATTACTTATATCAACAAAATCTCTTCCAGATTATTACGGAGATATTGTAAAGGAAGAATTAAATATCAAAAAGGTTGAGCTTGGAGCAGACCTTTCAAAATATGTTAACTTTGAAATAAAACCTAATCTACCTGTTATAGGTAAGTTATATGGAAAATTAATTCCTCAAATCAGAAAGGCAATTTCTGAAAAGAACCAAATGGAATTGGCTCAAAAGATTCAAAATGGTGGAAGTGAAACTATAACTGTTAATGATACAGAAATAGTTCTTACAAATGAAAATCTTTTAGTTACAATGCAAGGTTTAGAAGGTTATGCATTCGCAGGAGAAGGTGAACTTGGAGTTGTTTTAGATACAACTGTGACACCAGAACTTCAAGAAGAAGGGCATGTAAGAGAAATTATTTCAAAGATTCAAAATATGAGAAAAGATAAAGGATTTGAAGTTGCTGATAGAATAAATCTTTATGTATCAAATAACGATATGTTAATTGATGTTATTAAGAAATTCGAACAAACAATAAAGAAAGAGACTTTAACTTGTGAAGTTCTTTATAATCAAGAATCTAATTATTCAGAAACAGTTATAAATAGTGAAACATTAAACATGAATGTTGAAGTTGTAAGATAA
- a CDS encoding MarR family winged helix-turn-helix transcriptional regulator, with translation MDCYQHIGKYIGEIHRASYMYFGKRFSKFGIGAGQYLFLLNLYENDGITQEELTKKVRLDKATTARAIKKLEDEGYVRRIKKESDKRAYRLELTEKAEQIKDDVYSIMNEWEAKIRTCFTDEESQELMNLLNKLSKSSLINKEDIHE, from the coding sequence ATGGATTGCTATCAGCATATAGGTAAGTATATTGGTGAAATACATAGAGCCAGCTATATGTATTTTGGCAAGCGATTTAGTAAATTTGGGATAGGTGCTGGTCAGTACTTATTTCTTTTAAACCTTTATGAAAATGATGGTATAACACAAGAAGAATTGACGAAAAAGGTTAGGTTAGATAAAGCGACAACAGCTAGGGCAATAAAGAAATTAGAGGATGAAGGTTATGTAAGGAGAATAAAAAAAGAAAGTGATAAGCGCGCATATAGACTGGAACTAACTGAAAAAGCAGAACAAATTAAAGATGATGTATATTCTATAATGAATGAATGGGAGGCTAAAATTAGAACGTGTTTTACTGATGAGGAATCTCAAGAATTAATGAATTTGTTGAATAAATTATCTAAGAGTTCTTTAATTAATAAGGAGGATATTCATGAATAA